In Trichoplusia ni isolate ovarian cell line Hi5 chromosome 7, tn1, whole genome shotgun sequence, a single genomic region encodes these proteins:
- the LOC113495671 gene encoding zinc finger CCCH domain-containing protein 14 isoform X3: MDVVGSEIGQKMRSAIKAKLTELGCYVDDELPDYVMVMVANKRTRAQMEDDLQLFLGDNTELFVNWLHQVLKKLQEVTVATPLKIAEADKNKERSASKERKSKEKKSKDKQKKSELKKAKKKEKEKVYRKKDDKKIHKTKKKSKHHDMIRPNIPPLLMNMEKESEPSITDVFAGQILKNHGINVDALKDDIVPEKKPVVTEVKRPILPIIDPATISSHDIDKDTNSEATRTTRTSVSSIGTPMEDQIKEMTQIEAKIQGLKQKLADQLDSMSDDEDFLNIRTEAEELMNDFAEDVFQEISQPAPPVTVTPPILPQRLPTPPPSVSTPLEASKGASKDPVETLPQIELKLPKRPVRDRLGVREEPKKAPEVKKAPEVKEKEAKTRTESPERFTPEREPDFWPQTKSAKSRLGDAVEPSKRSSVSDDAVSEKSEIVTKKLTSKVSVLENRPSRATCASVVRVRPRPRVSAPASSLLLRAVADAHKSLLNAPPKVDSDSQSVKRALVLPMRRCVDAQKIVIQVPADNTQAETGDSISLGDADSDDDKSSKVASDADKEEYVPAPITKKIINNEYTPSRRNEGRTASRKDDTLIIETINIHNPSADKDKNTQFIVTMDGYHPNAFLAKKLLTEGLLTEEQEIKPPETEKPILYEMKEPKPKDKPVEKTENVLETQKKRLSNTSEESDTQVIIKREEEKSEKKKVVEQVKEEAPPVKKRKASPIVFDVEKRVKEAKETERVRERTESASSDQHVTVATVTNSHKYDSVPPLSAAERKLVWCRAFPLCRYGSSCAFQHPRCKFAASCTRRACVYSHAHDARPAPAPPAAPSLGEDRD, from the exons atggatgtcGTCGGCAGTGAAATTGGGCAGAAAATGCgg tcTGCCATCAAGGCCAAGCTTACAGAATTAGGATGTTATGTTG ATGATGAACTACCAGATTATGTGATGGTGATGGTAGCAAATAAGCGGACTCGTGCTCAAATGGAGGATGACCTTCAGCTATTCCTAGGTGACAACACTGAGCTATTTGTCAACTGGCTACACCAAGTACTGAAGAAGTTACAGGAAGTTACAGTTGCTACTCCTCTAA AAATTGCTGAAGCtgacaaaaacaaagaaagatcCGCGTCAAAAGAACGGAAAAGTAAGGAAAAGAAatcaaaagataaacaaaagaaaagcgaGTTGAAAAAAGCCAAAAAGAAGGAAAAAGAGAAGGTTTACCGCAAAAAGGATGACAAGAAAATTCATAAAACTAAGAAGAAAAGCAAACATCATGACATGATCCGCCCAAATATACCTCCTTTATTAATGAACATGGAGAAAGAATCTGAACCTTCAATAACAGATGTATTCGCgggtcaaatattaaaaaaccatGGAATAAATGTAGACGCCTTAAAGGATGACATAGTTCCAGAGAAAAAACCTGTTGTGACAGAAGTCAAAAGACCTATTCTGCCTATCATTGACCCAGCTACAATTTCATCTCATGACATTGATAAAGATACAAATTCTGAAGCCACTAGAACTACTAGAACTAGTGTTTCATCAATAGGGACACCTATGGAAGACCAAATTAAAGAAATGACTCAAATTGAAGCCAAAATACAAGGGCTTAAACAAAAGTTAGCGGACCAATTAGATTCTATGTCAGACGATGAAGACTTTCTGAATATAAGAACTGAGGCTGAAGAATTAATGAATGATTTTGCTGAAGATGTGTTTCAG GAAATATCACAACCAGCACCGCCCGTAACTGTTACACCTCCTATCTTGCCTCAAAGGCTTCCGACCCCTCCTCCTTCAGTATCTACCCCCCTAGAGGCCTCAAAAGGCGCCTCTAAAGATCCCGTAGAGACCTTACCACAGATTGAATTGAAACTCCCCAAAAGGCCTGTGAGAGACAGGCTTGGGGTGCGCGAGGAACCCAAAAAAGCTCCCGAGGTCAAAAAGGCTCCAGAAGTCAAAGAAAAGGAAGCTAAGACGAGGACTGAGAGTCCTGAAAG GTTCACACCAGAAAGAGAGCCAGATTTTTGGCCGCAAACAAAGTCAGCTAAAAGCCGACTGGGAGATGCCGTGGAACCTTCGAAAAGAAGTTCTGTGTCAGATGATGCGGTGTCTGAGAAATCAGAGATTGTTACCAAAAAACTAACTTCTAA GGTGTCGGTGTTAGAGAACCGACCGAGCCGCGCGACTTGCGCCAGCGTGGTGCGGGTTCGACCTCGGCCGCGCGTTTCGGCGCCAGCATCTAGTCTGCTACTCAGAGCCGTCGCTGACGCCCACAAGAGCTTGCTGAAT GCCCCACCAAAAGTGGACTCCGATTCTCAGTCGGTGAAGCGCGCCCTAGTCCTTCCCATGCGCCGCTGCGTCGACGCGCAGAAGATCGTCATACAAGTGCCCGCGGACAACACGCAGGCGGAGACCGGAGACAGTATTAGTCTAGGCGATGCAGACAGTGACGACGATAAGAGTTCCAA AGTAGCAAGCGATGCCGATAAAGAGGAATACGTGCCGGCGCCTATAACTAAGAAGATTATCAACAATGAGTACACGCCGTCGCGACGGAACGAGGGCCGGACGGCCAGCAGGAAAGACGATACGCTGATTATAGAGACAAT CAACATCCACAACCCTTCAGCAGACAAAGACAAAAATACTCAGTTCATAGTCACAATGGATGGTTACCATCCAAATGCGTTCCTCGCTAAAAAGCTACTCACTGAGGGACTGTTAACCGAAGAACAAGAAATTAAACCACCCGAGACTGAAAAACCGATTCTATACGAAATGAAGGAACCAAAGCCGAAAGACAAGCCGGTAGAGAAAACAGAGAATGTTCTAGAAACTCAGAAGAAACGTCTAAGCAATACTAGTGAAGAAAGTGATACTCAAGTTATTATTAAGAGGGAAGAAGAGAAATCGGAGAAGAAGAAAGTCGTCGAGCAAGTGAAAGAGGAAGCCCCTCCAGTTAAGAAAAGGAAGGCATCTCCTATCGTTTTCGATGTGGAGAAGAGAGTGAAGGAGGCAAAAGAAACGGAAAGAGTGAGGGAAAGAACGGAGAGTGCGAGCAGTGATCAGCATGTGACCGTTGCAACAGTAACCAACTCACACAAATATGATTCGGTGCCGCCTT tgAGTGCAGCGGAGCGCAAGCTAGTGTGGTGTCGCGCGTTCCCGCTGTGTCGCTACGGCTCGAGCTGCGCCTTCCAGCACCCGCGCTGCAAG TTCGCGGCCAGCTGCACGCGCCGCGCCTGCGTGTACTCACACGCGCACGACGCccggcccgcgcccgcgccccccgccgcgcccAGCCTCGGTGAGGACAGAGACTAA
- the LOC113495671 gene encoding zinc finger CCCH domain-containing protein 14 isoform X1, with product MDVVGSEIGQKMRSAIKAKLTELGCYVDDELPDYVMVMVANKRTRAQMEDDLQLFLGDNTELFVNWLHQVLKKLQEVTVATPLKIAEADKNKERSASKERKSKEKKSKDKQKKSELKKAKKKEKEKVYRKKDDKKIHKTKKKSKHHDMIRPNIPPLLMNMEKESEPSITDVFAGQILKNHGINVDALKDDIVPEKKPVVTEVKRPILPIIDPATISSHDIDKDTNSEATRTTRTSVSSIGTPMEDQIKEMTQIEAKIQGLKQKLADQLDSMSDDEDFLNIRTEAEELMNDFAEDVFQEISQPAPPVTVTPPILPQRLPTPPPSVSTPLEASKGASKDPVETLPQIELKLPKRPVRDRLGVREEPKKAPEVKKAPEVKEKEAKTRTESPERFTPEREPDFWPQTKSAKSRLGDAVEPSKRSSVSDDAVSEKSEIVTKKLTSKVSVLENRPSRATCASVVRVRPRPRVSAPASSLLLRAVADAHKSLLNAPPKVDSDSQSVKRALVLPMRRCVDAQKIVIQVPADNTQAETGDSISLGDADSDDDKSSKVASDADKEEYVPAPITKKIINNEYTPSRRNEGRTASRKDDTLIIETINIHNPSADKDKNTQFIVTMDGYHPNAFLAKKLLTEGLLTEEQEIKPPETEKPILYEMKEPKPKDKPVEKTENVLETQKKRLSNTSEESDTQVIIKREEEKSEKKKVVEQVKEEAPPVKKRKASPIVFDVEKRVKEAKETERVRERTESASSDQHVTVATVTNSHKYDSVPPLSAAERKLVWCRAFPLCRYGSSCAFQHPRCKFAASCTRRACVYSHAHDARPAPAPPAAPSLASHVVPAANYKSISPVVPNMCKFYPNCVNAACHYYHPKPCRYGKNCANKLECNFYHADVPAKWRYPV from the exons atggatgtcGTCGGCAGTGAAATTGGGCAGAAAATGCgg tcTGCCATCAAGGCCAAGCTTACAGAATTAGGATGTTATGTTG ATGATGAACTACCAGATTATGTGATGGTGATGGTAGCAAATAAGCGGACTCGTGCTCAAATGGAGGATGACCTTCAGCTATTCCTAGGTGACAACACTGAGCTATTTGTCAACTGGCTACACCAAGTACTGAAGAAGTTACAGGAAGTTACAGTTGCTACTCCTCTAA AAATTGCTGAAGCtgacaaaaacaaagaaagatcCGCGTCAAAAGAACGGAAAAGTAAGGAAAAGAAatcaaaagataaacaaaagaaaagcgaGTTGAAAAAAGCCAAAAAGAAGGAAAAAGAGAAGGTTTACCGCAAAAAGGATGACAAGAAAATTCATAAAACTAAGAAGAAAAGCAAACATCATGACATGATCCGCCCAAATATACCTCCTTTATTAATGAACATGGAGAAAGAATCTGAACCTTCAATAACAGATGTATTCGCgggtcaaatattaaaaaaccatGGAATAAATGTAGACGCCTTAAAGGATGACATAGTTCCAGAGAAAAAACCTGTTGTGACAGAAGTCAAAAGACCTATTCTGCCTATCATTGACCCAGCTACAATTTCATCTCATGACATTGATAAAGATACAAATTCTGAAGCCACTAGAACTACTAGAACTAGTGTTTCATCAATAGGGACACCTATGGAAGACCAAATTAAAGAAATGACTCAAATTGAAGCCAAAATACAAGGGCTTAAACAAAAGTTAGCGGACCAATTAGATTCTATGTCAGACGATGAAGACTTTCTGAATATAAGAACTGAGGCTGAAGAATTAATGAATGATTTTGCTGAAGATGTGTTTCAG GAAATATCACAACCAGCACCGCCCGTAACTGTTACACCTCCTATCTTGCCTCAAAGGCTTCCGACCCCTCCTCCTTCAGTATCTACCCCCCTAGAGGCCTCAAAAGGCGCCTCTAAAGATCCCGTAGAGACCTTACCACAGATTGAATTGAAACTCCCCAAAAGGCCTGTGAGAGACAGGCTTGGGGTGCGCGAGGAACCCAAAAAAGCTCCCGAGGTCAAAAAGGCTCCAGAAGTCAAAGAAAAGGAAGCTAAGACGAGGACTGAGAGTCCTGAAAG GTTCACACCAGAAAGAGAGCCAGATTTTTGGCCGCAAACAAAGTCAGCTAAAAGCCGACTGGGAGATGCCGTGGAACCTTCGAAAAGAAGTTCTGTGTCAGATGATGCGGTGTCTGAGAAATCAGAGATTGTTACCAAAAAACTAACTTCTAA GGTGTCGGTGTTAGAGAACCGACCGAGCCGCGCGACTTGCGCCAGCGTGGTGCGGGTTCGACCTCGGCCGCGCGTTTCGGCGCCAGCATCTAGTCTGCTACTCAGAGCCGTCGCTGACGCCCACAAGAGCTTGCTGAAT GCCCCACCAAAAGTGGACTCCGATTCTCAGTCGGTGAAGCGCGCCCTAGTCCTTCCCATGCGCCGCTGCGTCGACGCGCAGAAGATCGTCATACAAGTGCCCGCGGACAACACGCAGGCGGAGACCGGAGACAGTATTAGTCTAGGCGATGCAGACAGTGACGACGATAAGAGTTCCAA AGTAGCAAGCGATGCCGATAAAGAGGAATACGTGCCGGCGCCTATAACTAAGAAGATTATCAACAATGAGTACACGCCGTCGCGACGGAACGAGGGCCGGACGGCCAGCAGGAAAGACGATACGCTGATTATAGAGACAAT CAACATCCACAACCCTTCAGCAGACAAAGACAAAAATACTCAGTTCATAGTCACAATGGATGGTTACCATCCAAATGCGTTCCTCGCTAAAAAGCTACTCACTGAGGGACTGTTAACCGAAGAACAAGAAATTAAACCACCCGAGACTGAAAAACCGATTCTATACGAAATGAAGGAACCAAAGCCGAAAGACAAGCCGGTAGAGAAAACAGAGAATGTTCTAGAAACTCAGAAGAAACGTCTAAGCAATACTAGTGAAGAAAGTGATACTCAAGTTATTATTAAGAGGGAAGAAGAGAAATCGGAGAAGAAGAAAGTCGTCGAGCAAGTGAAAGAGGAAGCCCCTCCAGTTAAGAAAAGGAAGGCATCTCCTATCGTTTTCGATGTGGAGAAGAGAGTGAAGGAGGCAAAAGAAACGGAAAGAGTGAGGGAAAGAACGGAGAGTGCGAGCAGTGATCAGCATGTGACCGTTGCAACAGTAACCAACTCACACAAATATGATTCGGTGCCGCCTT tgAGTGCAGCGGAGCGCAAGCTAGTGTGGTGTCGCGCGTTCCCGCTGTGTCGCTACGGCTCGAGCTGCGCCTTCCAGCACCCGCGCTGCAAGTTCGCGGCCAGCTGCACGCGCCGCGCCTGCGTGTACTCACACGCGCACGACGCccggcccgcgcccgcgccccccgccgcgcccAGCCTCG CATCCCACGTGGTCCCGGCTGCTAACTACAAATCCATTTCGCCGGTTGTCCCGAACATGTGCAAGTTCTACCCAAACTGTGTGAACGCCGCCTGCCACTACTACCACCCGAAACCTTGCCGCTACGGCAAGAACTGTGCTAACAAACTCGAGTGTAACTTCTACCACGCCGATGTGCCAGCTAAGTGGAGATATCCCGTCTAA
- the LOC113495671 gene encoding zinc finger CCCH domain-containing protein 14 isoform X2 yields the protein MKFDDELPDYVMVMVANKRTRAQMEDDLQLFLGDNTELFVNWLHQVLKKLQEVTVATPLKIAEADKNKERSASKERKSKEKKSKDKQKKSELKKAKKKEKEKVYRKKDDKKIHKTKKKSKHHDMIRPNIPPLLMNMEKESEPSITDVFAGQILKNHGINVDALKDDIVPEKKPVVTEVKRPILPIIDPATISSHDIDKDTNSEATRTTRTSVSSIGTPMEDQIKEMTQIEAKIQGLKQKLADQLDSMSDDEDFLNIRTEAEELMNDFAEDVFQEISQPAPPVTVTPPILPQRLPTPPPSVSTPLEASKGASKDPVETLPQIELKLPKRPVRDRLGVREEPKKAPEVKKAPEVKEKEAKTRTESPERFTPEREPDFWPQTKSAKSRLGDAVEPSKRSSVSDDAVSEKSEIVTKKLTSKVSVLENRPSRATCASVVRVRPRPRVSAPASSLLLRAVADAHKSLLNAPPKVDSDSQSVKRALVLPMRRCVDAQKIVIQVPADNTQAETGDSISLGDADSDDDKSSKVASDADKEEYVPAPITKKIINNEYTPSRRNEGRTASRKDDTLIIETINIHNPSADKDKNTQFIVTMDGYHPNAFLAKKLLTEGLLTEEQEIKPPETEKPILYEMKEPKPKDKPVEKTENVLETQKKRLSNTSEESDTQVIIKREEEKSEKKKVVEQVKEEAPPVKKRKASPIVFDVEKRVKEAKETERVRERTESASSDQHVTVATVTNSHKYDSVPPLSAAERKLVWCRAFPLCRYGSSCAFQHPRCKFAASCTRRACVYSHAHDARPAPAPPAAPSLASHVVPAANYKSISPVVPNMCKFYPNCVNAACHYYHPKPCRYGKNCANKLECNFYHADVPAKWRYPV from the exons ATGAAGTTTG ATGATGAACTACCAGATTATGTGATGGTGATGGTAGCAAATAAGCGGACTCGTGCTCAAATGGAGGATGACCTTCAGCTATTCCTAGGTGACAACACTGAGCTATTTGTCAACTGGCTACACCAAGTACTGAAGAAGTTACAGGAAGTTACAGTTGCTACTCCTCTAA AAATTGCTGAAGCtgacaaaaacaaagaaagatcCGCGTCAAAAGAACGGAAAAGTAAGGAAAAGAAatcaaaagataaacaaaagaaaagcgaGTTGAAAAAAGCCAAAAAGAAGGAAAAAGAGAAGGTTTACCGCAAAAAGGATGACAAGAAAATTCATAAAACTAAGAAGAAAAGCAAACATCATGACATGATCCGCCCAAATATACCTCCTTTATTAATGAACATGGAGAAAGAATCTGAACCTTCAATAACAGATGTATTCGCgggtcaaatattaaaaaaccatGGAATAAATGTAGACGCCTTAAAGGATGACATAGTTCCAGAGAAAAAACCTGTTGTGACAGAAGTCAAAAGACCTATTCTGCCTATCATTGACCCAGCTACAATTTCATCTCATGACATTGATAAAGATACAAATTCTGAAGCCACTAGAACTACTAGAACTAGTGTTTCATCAATAGGGACACCTATGGAAGACCAAATTAAAGAAATGACTCAAATTGAAGCCAAAATACAAGGGCTTAAACAAAAGTTAGCGGACCAATTAGATTCTATGTCAGACGATGAAGACTTTCTGAATATAAGAACTGAGGCTGAAGAATTAATGAATGATTTTGCTGAAGATGTGTTTCAG GAAATATCACAACCAGCACCGCCCGTAACTGTTACACCTCCTATCTTGCCTCAAAGGCTTCCGACCCCTCCTCCTTCAGTATCTACCCCCCTAGAGGCCTCAAAAGGCGCCTCTAAAGATCCCGTAGAGACCTTACCACAGATTGAATTGAAACTCCCCAAAAGGCCTGTGAGAGACAGGCTTGGGGTGCGCGAGGAACCCAAAAAAGCTCCCGAGGTCAAAAAGGCTCCAGAAGTCAAAGAAAAGGAAGCTAAGACGAGGACTGAGAGTCCTGAAAG GTTCACACCAGAAAGAGAGCCAGATTTTTGGCCGCAAACAAAGTCAGCTAAAAGCCGACTGGGAGATGCCGTGGAACCTTCGAAAAGAAGTTCTGTGTCAGATGATGCGGTGTCTGAGAAATCAGAGATTGTTACCAAAAAACTAACTTCTAA GGTGTCGGTGTTAGAGAACCGACCGAGCCGCGCGACTTGCGCCAGCGTGGTGCGGGTTCGACCTCGGCCGCGCGTTTCGGCGCCAGCATCTAGTCTGCTACTCAGAGCCGTCGCTGACGCCCACAAGAGCTTGCTGAAT GCCCCACCAAAAGTGGACTCCGATTCTCAGTCGGTGAAGCGCGCCCTAGTCCTTCCCATGCGCCGCTGCGTCGACGCGCAGAAGATCGTCATACAAGTGCCCGCGGACAACACGCAGGCGGAGACCGGAGACAGTATTAGTCTAGGCGATGCAGACAGTGACGACGATAAGAGTTCCAA AGTAGCAAGCGATGCCGATAAAGAGGAATACGTGCCGGCGCCTATAACTAAGAAGATTATCAACAATGAGTACACGCCGTCGCGACGGAACGAGGGCCGGACGGCCAGCAGGAAAGACGATACGCTGATTATAGAGACAAT CAACATCCACAACCCTTCAGCAGACAAAGACAAAAATACTCAGTTCATAGTCACAATGGATGGTTACCATCCAAATGCGTTCCTCGCTAAAAAGCTACTCACTGAGGGACTGTTAACCGAAGAACAAGAAATTAAACCACCCGAGACTGAAAAACCGATTCTATACGAAATGAAGGAACCAAAGCCGAAAGACAAGCCGGTAGAGAAAACAGAGAATGTTCTAGAAACTCAGAAGAAACGTCTAAGCAATACTAGTGAAGAAAGTGATACTCAAGTTATTATTAAGAGGGAAGAAGAGAAATCGGAGAAGAAGAAAGTCGTCGAGCAAGTGAAAGAGGAAGCCCCTCCAGTTAAGAAAAGGAAGGCATCTCCTATCGTTTTCGATGTGGAGAAGAGAGTGAAGGAGGCAAAAGAAACGGAAAGAGTGAGGGAAAGAACGGAGAGTGCGAGCAGTGATCAGCATGTGACCGTTGCAACAGTAACCAACTCACACAAATATGATTCGGTGCCGCCTT tgAGTGCAGCGGAGCGCAAGCTAGTGTGGTGTCGCGCGTTCCCGCTGTGTCGCTACGGCTCGAGCTGCGCCTTCCAGCACCCGCGCTGCAAGTTCGCGGCCAGCTGCACGCGCCGCGCCTGCGTGTACTCACACGCGCACGACGCccggcccgcgcccgcgccccccgccgcgcccAGCCTCG CATCCCACGTGGTCCCGGCTGCTAACTACAAATCCATTTCGCCGGTTGTCCCGAACATGTGCAAGTTCTACCCAAACTGTGTGAACGCCGCCTGCCACTACTACCACCCGAAACCTTGCCGCTACGGCAAGAACTGTGCTAACAAACTCGAGTGTAACTTCTACCACGCCGATGTGCCAGCTAAGTGGAGATATCCCGTCTAA